One Hordeum vulgare subsp. vulgare chromosome 4H, MorexV3_pseudomolecules_assembly, whole genome shotgun sequence DNA window includes the following coding sequences:
- the LOC123446853 gene encoding uncharacterized protein LOC123446853, with translation MGSFISSAAGAGAAGEVEVDHAARSFRSPTIKEMTRLLTNKELARLDGYDPVSFQELVAGDPTLAQDEADSAAVCKLVQRALKHYNSKNPGADFQYPADLTTEMKATHINFRERFWFHVGFSARRRNAGADDELHHFFAELRFNEWTRRPNVQTCIILEKPLCRFRSRCAFCTDGSKILHPSDTEFECGKEGHEKEFFSKKDMLVWPIDPTRHASRT, from the exons ATGGGATCCTTCATCTCTTCGGCTGCCGGTGCCGGTGCCGCGGGCGAGGTTGAGGTTGATCATGCCGCACGCTCCTTCCGCTCTCCTACCATAAAGGAGATGACCCGCCTTCTCACAAACAAGGAGCTAGCTCGGTTAGACGGATACGATCCAGTAAGCTTCCAAGAACTCGTGGCTGGCGACCCCACGTTGGCACAAGA CGAGGCCGACTCCGCCGCCGTTTGTAAGCTTGTACAACGCGCCCTCAAACACTACAACTCCAAAAACCCG GGCGCCGACTTCCAGTATCCCGCCGACCTGACCACGGAGATGAAGGCCACCCATATCAATTTCAGGGAACGTTTCTGGTTCCACGTCGGTTTCTCGGCGCGCCGGAGGAATGCCGGCGCCGACGACGAGCTGCACCACTTCTTTGCCGAGCTACGCTTCAATGAGTGGACCCGTAGACCAAATGTTCAAACATGCATCATCTTAG AAAAGCCGTTGTGTCGCTTCAGAAGCAGGTGTGCTTTTTGTACAGATGGTTCTAAGATTTTGCACCCAAGCGATACTGAATTTGAGTGTGGAAAGGAGGGGCATGAAAAGGAATTCTTCAGCAAGAAGGATATGCTAGTGTGGCCGATTGATCCTACGAGACATGCATCGCGGACGTAG